A genomic region of Halobacteriovorax sp. DA5 contains the following coding sequences:
- a CDS encoding restriction endonuclease, whose protein sequence is MKSSKKSKKTKKLKYIIQKVNKTFEEFDKKKFKRSLEAAGVSEKASQEIVKEIAEELDPFSTSTAIHQKTYRALKRRSKLDAANYNIKRAIYKLGPTGYPFEILCAEMLRAKGYKTQVSVVKKGKFVKHEVDVVASRADGDIYCECKFHNRKYYKNDVKIPLYVYARYLDIKEANPHLNFQYALISNTQFSEDAIKYAKGVDLMLFSMNYPKKNTFCDLIQRYRIYPITVLSTLRAREKKRLLDKGIVVIKHVNRACLKALDLSDIEVRKVLNEIKVLMSKS, encoded by the coding sequence ATGAAAAGCAGCAAGAAGAGTAAGAAAACAAAAAAGCTTAAATATATTATTCAAAAAGTTAATAAGACTTTTGAAGAATTTGATAAGAAAAAATTTAAGAGAAGTTTAGAAGCTGCAGGGGTTTCTGAAAAAGCAAGCCAAGAGATTGTTAAAGAAATTGCTGAAGAACTTGATCCATTTTCAACTTCAACTGCAATTCATCAAAAGACTTACCGTGCTCTGAAGAGAAGATCTAAACTCGATGCTGCAAATTACAATATTAAGAGGGCCATCTATAAATTAGGCCCAACTGGATATCCATTTGAAATTCTTTGTGCTGAAATGTTAAGGGCCAAGGGGTATAAAACTCAAGTTTCAGTAGTTAAGAAAGGAAAATTTGTTAAGCATGAAGTTGATGTCGTTGCTTCAAGGGCCGACGGAGATATATACTGTGAGTGTAAGTTTCATAATCGAAAGTATTATAAAAATGATGTGAAAATACCTCTTTATGTTTATGCTCGTTATCTCGATATTAAAGAAGCTAATCCACACTTAAATTTTCAATATGCTTTAATTTCAAATACACAGTTTTCAGAAGATGCAATTAAGTATGCTAAGGGTGTCGACTTAATGTTATTTTCGATGAATTATCCAAAAAAGAATACATTCTGTGATTTGATTCAACGCTATCGAATCTATCCAATTACAGTTTTATCGACTCTAAGAGCGAGAGAGAAAAAGAGGCTTCTTGATAAAGGTATTGTGGTTATCAAGCATGTTAATAGAGCTTGCTTAAAAGCACTTGATCTTAGCGATATTGAAGTTCGAAAAGTTTTAAATGAAATAAAAGTCTTGATGAGCAAGAGCTAA